The segment CCGACCCCGTGACCCGTACCCCCTGAACACCCGCGCCGGCGGCACCCCCACCCGACCACCCCGGGTGCCGCCGGCCCCACCCGGATGCCGGGGCCGGGGCGGGCTCCCAGAATGAAGGGGTGAGTGAGACCGGGAGACCGCGGGGGCCCAGGATGCCGCGCAGCCTCGCCGCCCGGGTGTTCCTGCTGCAACTGGTCGTCATCGCGGTGCTGGTCGCCGCCGCACTGGCCGCCCTGGTGGTGCAGGCCCGACAGCGCACCACCCAGGAGGCGTACGACCGCTCGATGTCGGTAGCCGAGTCCTTCGCCCACGCGCCCGGCACGCTCGCCGCGATGGAGTCCGCCGACCCCAGCGCCGTGCTGCAGCCCGCCGCCGAACAGACCCGGACCAGGGCCGACGTGGCGTACATCGTGGCCTTCGCTCCCGACGGCACCCGCTGGTCGCACCCCGACCCCACCCTGATCGGCGGCCACGTCTCCGGGAACTTCGCCCCCGCCCTCGCCGGCGAACCCTTCCAGGAGACCTTCGACAGCACCCTGTTCGGGCGCGCCGTCGACACCACCGTCCCGGTCTTCGACCCCGGCGGGAAGGTCGCCGGACTGGTCTCCGTCGGCATCCAGGTGCGCAGCGTCCAGGAGCACCTGCAGGCGCAGCTGCCCGTCCTGTTCGCCGCCGCCGGGACCGCCCTCGCCCTCGCCGCCGCCGGGTCCGCGCTGGTCAGCCGGCGGCTGCGACGGCAGACCCACGGCCTCGGACCGGCCGAGATGACCCGGATGTACGAGCACCACGACGCCGTGCTGCACGCGGTGCGCGAAGGCGTGGTGATCACCGGTGACGGCCGCCTCCAGCTCGCCAACGACGAGGCCCGCCGCCTGCTAGCCCTGCCCGCCGACCCCGGCACCGCACTCCCGCTGGACGCGCTCGCCCTGCCGCCCGCCCTCGCCGACCTGCTCGCCACCGGCCGCCCGGCCACCGACGAGGTCCACCCCGTCGGCGAACGGCTGCTCGCCGTCAACCAGCGCCCGGTGGGACGCTCCGGCCGCCCCCAGGGCGCCGTCGCCACCCTGCGCGACACCACCGAACTGCGCGCCCTGGCCGGCCGCGCCGAGACCGCCCACCGCCGCCTCGACCTGCTGTACGCCGCCGGACTGCGGATCGGCACCACCCTCGACGTCACCCGCACCGCCGAGGAACTCGCCCGCGCCGCCGTCCCCGGACTCGCCGACTACGCCACCGTCGAACTGCTCGAACCCGTGCTGGCAGGAGCCGAACCCGAACCCGGCAGCACCGCCGTCCGCCGCACCGCCCGCACCGGCGTCCGCACCGACTTCCCGCTCTACCCGCTCGGCCACCCCGTCGGCACCGCCCCCGCCTCCACCATCCCCGCCGACCTCGCCGCCGGACGCGCCCTGCGGATCGACCTGGCAGGCTCCGACGACTGGTGCGCCAACCCCGACCACGCCCGAGACCTGCTCGACTTCGGGCTGCACAGCGTGGTCTCCGTCCCGCTCCAGGCCCGCGACCTGGTCCTCGGCGTGGTCAACTTCTGGCGCGCCGACCAGCCGCCGTTCACCGACGACGACCTCGCCTTCGCCGAGGAACTCGCCCTGCGCGCCGCCGTCAGCCTCGACAACGCCCGCCGCTACACCCGCGAGCACGCCACCGCCACCGCCCTGCAGCGCAGCCTGCTGCCCGGCGAACTCCCCGCGCACCGCGCCGTCGACACCGCCTGGCGCTACCGGGCCGCCGAAGCGGGCGTCGGCGGCGACTGGTTCGACGTCATCCCGCTCTCCGGCGCCCGGGTCGCCCTGGTGGTCGGCGACGTGGTCGGCCACGGCGTCGGGGCCGCGGCCGCGATGGGACGGCTGCGCACCGCCGTCCACAACTTCTCCGCGCTCGACCTCGACCCCGACGAACTCCTCGCCCGGCTCGACGAGTTCGTCACCCGCCTGGACCCCACCGCGGACGGCGGCGCGGTCACCGGCGCGACCTGCCTGTACGCCGTGTACGACCCCGCCACCGGCCACTGCGCGATGGCCTCGGCCGGCCACCCCCCGCCCGCCCTGCTGCACCCCGACGGCACCGTGCACGTCCCCGACCTGCCGCTCTCCCCGCCGCTGGGCACCGGCGAGGCGCTGCCCGCCGAGACGATCGGCCTGCACCTCGACGAGGGCACCCTGCTGGTGCTGTTCACCGACGGCCTGCTCCAGCCGCGCCGCCTCGACCCCGACGACGCCTACACCCTGCTCGCCGGCGCCCTGGCCGGCTCCGACCGCACCCCCGACGGCGCCTGCACCGCCGTCCTGGACGCCCTGCCGCCCGACCACCCCGACGACGACGTCGCGCTGCTCGTCGCCCGCGCCCGCCGCCTCGACCCCGACCGGATCGCCGAGTGGCGCCTGGAGCGCGACCCCGCCACCGTCTCCCGCGTCCGCGCCGACATCACCGCGACCCTGGAGCGCTGGGACCTGGCGCACAAGACCTTCACCACCGAGCTGATCATCAGCGAACTCGTCACCAACACCATCCGCTACGGCACCGACCCGGTCCGGCTGCGCCTGCTCTGCGACGACCGCCACCTGATCTGCGAGGTCGCCGACGGCAGCAGCACCTCCCCGCACCTGCGCCGGGCCGCCGACACCGACGAGGGCGGCCGCGGCCTCTACCTGGTGGCCCGGTGCTGCGAGCGCTGGGGCACCCGCTACCTGGACCGCGGCAAGATCATCTGGGTCGAGCAGGACCTCGCCGAGGAGCCGCCCGCCGCCGAACCGGACGCCGACGCGCTGCTCGACCAGTGGGACGACCTGTGAGCTCGGAGTCCGGCGGGGTCAGTCCCCGGCTGACGGGTCGACGTCCCGCCCGGTGCGCGCGGACAGCCGGGCAGCGGCGGCGATCCGGGCCGCCGCCACGCCGTCGCGGGCCGTGATTCCGGCAGGTCGGCCGGTGGTCGTGGCCACGGCGAACGCTCGCAGCCCGGCCACGGTCGGGTGCTCTTCGGGCAGCAGCACGAGTGGGTGCCCGGCGGCGGTGGAGGCCCCGTCCGGGGCCGGGCCGGAGTCGTGCTGCCAGCTCAGACCGCCGGGTCCGGACAGCCGCACTGTGCTCCGCGTGACCGTCCCGGGGAGGCCCCAGCGGCCCAGTACCCGGCTGACCGCTCCCGAGGCGTGGGTGAGGACGGTGGTGGCGGCGGCCGTGGGCAGCCCCTGCTCCGACTCGTGGCACTCGGCGCGGACCCGCACCACCTCCCCGGCCAGCGCCCGGGCCCGGTCGAAGTCGTGCACCGACTGTTCCAGCAGGATCCGCCCGGCGCCGTCGCCCCGGCCCGCGAACCAGCGCGAACGCACCGGGCAGGCGGCACTCCGGCTGAACTCGAGCACCGTTCCCGGCCCTGCGGGCCGGTCGGCGAGCACCCGGCACAGCGACGCGTGGGCGGTGCTCCAGCGATCGAAGGCCGCGGGGAACAGGTGTACCCCGGCCGCATCGGCGGCGTCGGCCGCCCGCCGGGCCTCGTCCGGGTCGGGGGCCGTCGGCAGCTCGCACACCAGGTCGTACCCGGCCCGGACGGCGGCCCGGACGAGCGGGTAGCGGCCGTGCACGGGCACGCACACGTCGACCAGCGAGCTGGGGGTGAGCAACTGCCGCAGCGAACCGACCGCGGTGACCCGGTGGAGGGAGTGTGCCGCGGCGAGGCGGTGCTGGAGGCCGTCGGGGGAGTAGAGCCGGATTCGGGCCCCGAGGGTGAGCCAGGCCGCCAGGCGGGCGCGGGCTCCGGAGCCGGAGCCGATCAGGCCCACGTCGAGGTCGTGCATGGCGGGTGTTCCTCGGTGCTTCGTTCCGGTGGAGAGCCGGCGGGAAAGGGGGCGGGCGGCCCCGGGCACCTGGGGCCTGACAGACCGACGACTGCTCGGTGTGGCCGTGCCCGGGACCGCCCGGTCGGTGGGGCCGGTCCGGAACCGTGCGGTCCGGACCGGCGGTTGGGGGTGCGTCAGGTGCTGGGGCCCAGGACGCGGATCTCGGCGGCGCTGGTCCAGGTGCCGCGGTTGCCGGCCTCGGTGAGGGCGCGCAGGCGGACCCAGCGGGCGGTGACGGGCGGGAAGGTGACGGCCTTGGCCTTGGCGTCGTCGGCCCAGGTGCCGGAGGCGACCGGGCTGCTCCAGGTGGTTCCGTCGGAGCTGGTGGCGATCTCGTACCTGCCGATCCGGCCGTTTCCGCCGTCGAAACGGGGCAGGTAGGTCAGGCCGGTGGCGGTGCGGGCGGTGCCGAGGTCGAAGCGGATGTCGTGCGGGAACGGGTCGGTGGTGGGGTTCCAGCGGGTGTGCCACATGCTGGTCGGGTTGTCGTCCAGCACGTTGGCGGGCGGGCAGGTGTCGCTGTTGGTCTCCCAGCTGTCCGCGCTGACGGCGCTGACGGGCAGCATGCCGATGACAGCGGGGTCGGTGATGGACTCGCGGCCGGTCTCGGCGTGGCCGGCGAAGCGGCGCAGGAAGCCGTCGGCGGTGTTGGCGGTGGCGGTGAGGTCGTACCAGTGCGAGGAGCCGGTGATGTCCAGGCTCTTGGTGGTGGTCGCGCCGGCCGCGAGGTTGAACGTCCAGGGGCCGTCGGTGCGGTAGGCGTTGGAGGTGAGGGTGACGGTGCAGGCGGCGCTGCCGTTGTTCTTCATGGTGAGGGTGAGGGTGCCGCCGGGGCCGTCGACCGCCGCGGTGACCTCCGGGTTGGCGTTGCCGCTGGTGGTGGCGGTGACCCGGTTGCCCTTGAACCGGCGGTGGAAGCCGTTGGGGCCGTACATCGACAGGTCGTAGGCGCCGGTGGGCGTGCCGCCGACGAAGTAGTCGGTGAGCGTCTTGCCGGCCTCGACGGTGTGCCGCCACGGGCCGTCGGTGCGGTAGTCGTTGGGGCAGATGTAGACGCACTGGCCGGCCGCGCCGGTGTTGGCCATGTCGATGTAGAAGGTGCCGGCCGTGACGCGGCCCTTGGCCTCGAAGGCGTACGGGATCGGGCGGGCCCTGCGGTGACCGGCCTCCTGGACCGGCAGTTGCTGGACGGTCGGGATGGTGGGCGAGGGCAGGGTGGAGCACTGGGTCTCGGCGTCGCCGACGTAGTGGCTGGTGTCCGGCAGGCTCGGCCACGCGGTGGCGGCGGAGGTGAAGTCGAACGCGGAGGTGAGGTCGCCGGTGACGGCCTTGCGCCAGGGGCTGATGTTGGTCTCGGCGACCCCGAAGACGCTCTCGCAGAAGCGCAGTACCGAGGTGTGGTCGAAGACCTGCGAGCAGACGTAGCCGCCGCGGGTCCACGGCGAGATGACGATCATCGGGACGCGGAAGCCCAGACCCATCTGCTTGCCGCCCGAAATCTCGCCGCTGGTGGTGACGGTGGACAGACCGTCGCTGTCGGAGGTCGGCGGCATCGGCGGGACCACGTGGTCGAAGAAGCCGCCGTTCTCGTCGTAGTTGAGCAGGAAGGCGGTGTTGGCCCACACGTCGGGATGGGCGGCGAGCTGCTTGAGCAGCCGGGCGGTGAGGTCGGCGCCGACCGCGGGACGGTAGTTGGCGTGCTCGGACTGGAAGGCCGGGGCGACGATCCAACTGACCTGCGGGAGCGTGCCGTTGGCCAGGTCGTTGCCGAACGCGGCGACCAGGTCGGGGACGGTGGCCAGGCCGCGGTCGTACAGCGGCTGGCCGGCCTTGGCGTTCTTGAAGTTGGCGAACCAGGCGAGTGCGTTGTCGTCGAAGTTGTCGCTCTGCTGGTAGACCTTCCAGGAGATCCCGGCGTTCTGCAGGCGCTCGGCGTAGGTGGTCCAGGTGAAGCCCGCCGAGGGCTCGGAGTTGTCCATGATCGCGCTCTGGCCGACCGAGCCGCCGTTGCTGCCGGTGAAGACGTGCAAGCGGTTGGGGTTGGTCTGGGTCAGGGTGGACTGGAAGTAGTGGTCGCAGATGGTGAAGGCGTTCGCCAGCTCGTAGTAGAAGTCGAGGTCCTTGCGGGCGAAGTGGCCCATGCCGATGGCGGGGTTGCGGGCCGAGTTCCAGGAGTCGAACTTGCCGCCGTTGTAGATCCCGAGGTCGGTGGACCAGTCCATGGCCGCCGCGCCCGCGCAGATCGAGCTGGTGGTGGCGGTGTTCATCCGGAACGGGGCGATGTAGCCGTCCGGGTTGGACGAGTTGGGCTGCTGCCAGACCGGCTTGCCGCCGGGCAGGGTGATCGCGTTGCGGTCGCCGAAGCCGCGCACGCCGTTCAGGGTGCCGAAGTAGTGGTCGAAGGCCCGGTTCTCCTGCATGAAGATCACGACGTGCTTGACGTCCGCGAGGCTGCCGGACCCGGCGGCCACCGGGACGGCGGCCAGCTCGCGCACGGCTTGCGACAAGCTGCCGGCAGCGGCGAGGCCGGCCACCGAGGCGGCCGCGCCGGCGGCGCCGAGGAAGGAACGCCGGCTGAGGGGGCGGCGCTGTTCGTCTGACATGGGGGACTCCTGGGGTGAGGCTCGGGGCGGGGCCGGAGAAGGAGAAGAGAGGGCCGGAGCAGGTTCGGTGGGGGCGCGGGGGGAGCGCTTCGTACCGGGGACGGCCGGCTCGGTGCCCGGACGCTAACAGCTGCACTGACTAGCTTTCAATATCCTTGCATCAGATTGATGTATTTTATTTGGCAAGTTTTCATTGATCTGATGCAAGTCTGGCTGAGGTGAGGGTGCCGACGGCGCACCAGCGGGATCGGTGTGCTGGCAGCTACCGGCGGGTCCCCGGGAGTGCGTGCCTAGCCGATGGTGATCGCGTCGATGTCGGGGGCGTACGCGGTGTCGTTGTGGAACTTGACGGTGTTGGCGCCCGCGTTCAGCGGGACCGTCACGGTGCTGGTGGTCGGCTTCGACCAGTCGGTCCCGGTCAGGGTCACCTGGGTGTCCGAGCCGCCGTTGACACTGACGAAGAGCGACCGGGTCCCGCTCAGCTCGTAGGTGATGGCCATCGGCTGGTTGCCGGCGGCCGCCGCCGTGACGTTGTTGACGACCAGGTAGTTGGCCGGGGTGTTCCCGATGTCGCCCATGGTCTGGCCACCGGAGCAGGCCGTGCAGGCGCGGGGGGCCGCGGCGCCGCTTCGCGTGTTGCCGGCGGCTTCCGCCTCGTAGGTGACGCTGCCGCAGGCCAGCTGGGCGTCGGCCCAGTCCGCGTGGTCGTAGTCGATGCCGTCACGGGCGTCGGTGACCCGCAGTTCGAGTTCCTTGACGCCGGTGGTCGACGCGGACAGGTGGGTGGCCGCCTGGCCGCCCTGCTTGACACCGCTGGTGGTCAGGAGCCTGCCGTCGCCGTAGACCTGGAAGCTGACGGAACCGTTGGCGCCGACCTCGTCGTCGACGCCGACCTGCGCGGAGAAGTTGCGGCAGGCCCCTCCCAGCCACAGGTGGACCCCGGAGTCGGCGTGGGTGCCGATGCCCTTGCCGTAGGCGGTGCCGCCGATGGTCAGCGCGTTCCCGTCGACCGAGGAGTCGGTGCGGACCGTTCCCCAGCCGGTGGAGAAGGCCAGCCGGGGAAGGTCCCCGGCGGAGTGCGTTCCGGCGGACGGAGCGGTGGCGTTCGTGGTGCCGGCGCTGCTCACCTCGTACATCACCACGCCGTGCGAGGGCACCGAGGCCATTCGTAGAAGGGGCGGACGGCCTCGGTCACGGTCGGCGGACGGTGCTCCAGGGCTCGTTGCCGGCATCCGAGCAGTCCCAGACGATCAGCGGGGTGCCGTCCGCGCTGCGCGTATTCGCCATTGTTGACGCCGGTGCCGGTGGCCGATTCGTACACTTCTCCCGGATCGGGGCGTTGCCGCCGAAACGATACCGTTCGAGGCCTGCGGCACTGAAGGGGACTGGTCGGGCCAGGCGCTGCCGTGGGTGTAGTCGCCGTGTTTGTAGAGCGCGTCGGTGCCGAGGCGGGTGTCGTGGAAGTAGTTGGTGGCGGGGTCGAACACGGCGCCCTGGGTTTTCCCGTCCAGGTCCGTGGTCTTGGCTTCGAAGGCTGAGGCGTCGTCGCTCTTGCCGGGGACGGCGGTGATCCGGGCCGGGCCGCAGTCGCTGTTGGCCATGAAGGCGTTGAGGCCGACGGACTCCTGGTTGAGGGAGCAGCCGATCAGGTTGCCGTTCTCGTCGGTGTCGTGCAGGCCCTTACCGACGTCGAAGCGGAGTTCGGAGTCTCTGCCGCTCTCCTGCGCGGCGGCGGTCAGGGCCCAGGAGTTGCTGTCGGCGGTGGGGGTGGTGCCGTACCCGAGGAGGCAGTTGTGGTCGTGGTCGCGCTTGTGCAGCCACCAGTCGTGCTCGGCGACGGGCCTGGAGCGCATCTCGGCCAGGAAGTTCTTGTCCTGCCCGGCCCGGTGGACCTGCCAGGTGGCCCAACCCTCTAGTAGGGGCTTGGTGTTGAGCAGGCCGGAGTGCCCGGGGCCGGCGGCAGGGGTGCGGAAGCCGACCACGTCGGGGGTCATCCCGGCGTCGTTGCCGCCGGCGATCTGGTGCTCGAACTTCTGGCGCAGCACGTCGGCGGCCGACGCCGGGTCGAAGGCGTCCGTGACGGCCTCTGCTTCGACGGAGCGTTCGGCGTCGTCGAAGGTGTGCGTCTCGGTCCAGGCCAAGGCGGTGGGCTTGGCGGAGACGGACAGCGGACTGCGCCGGGTGGTGGCCGGGCGCAGCAGGGTGCCCGGCCAGGAGACGTTCAGCCGGTGGAGGCTGGTGACGGACGCGTTCGCCTGAATCGGCTCGGTGTACTGGGCGGTGAAGCGTGCCCCGGTCGCGAGGAATCCGAGCAGTGAACTGGCTCGCATGTGACAACTCCAGTTCAGGTGGGGGGAGTTGGCGGGAGTCAAAGACCGGGCCGTAAGTTAACGCAAATGAACACCGGTGAGGCATGCCTGTGTCAAAATTTGGGGCAGGGGCTTGCGGCGGAGACTCCTGATCTGTCCCAATTTTCTCTGTTTCAAGCAGGATTGATGTTCCTGTGGGTTGCTCCTACGGTTGTTCGGAACCGTTGTCTTCAGTGTGGGTACGTGGGAAAGTCGGTGCGCCGCCCCGGCCGGCCCTCGGCCGGGGCGGCGCGCTGCTCAGTAGCCGGTCGGCACGGGCTGCCCGGTGCGGGCGGCCGCGTAGCCGGCCGTGACGATCCGCAGGGCGCGCAGGCCCGCTTCGCCGTCGGGGACGTCGACGGCGCCCTCGGCCGGGCCGTGCAGAAAGGTGCTGAGCAGGGCGTGGTCGAGGTCGGGGCTCCAGGCGTGCACGGTGGAGCGGCGGTTCGCTTCGTCGTAGCCGCTGACCAGCTGACCGGAGGCGGTGAGTTCGACGGTGGCCTTCTCGCCGACCACCCGCAGCTCGACGTCGCTCCAGTGGGGGTGGTGAAGAGGCTGGCTCCAGCTGCAGTCGATGGTGGCGTGGGTGCCGTCGAGCAGGTCGGCGACGTGCACGGTGTGGTCCATCAGGGCGCCGCCGCCCGCGAGTTCGTGATCGGAGAACCAGGCCCGGGTGTCATCGGTGAGCCGGCCGAAGTTGGCGCCGCGCACCGCGAGGATCCGGCCGCGCTGCCCGGAGCGGGCGTCGGCCCGCAGCGCGGCGTAGGCGGGGCCGAAGCGCGCCGGGTGGGCGACGGCCAGGCGCACGCCCGCGGCGGCGCAGGCGTCGATCATGGCGCGGGCGTCCTCGGGGGTTGTGGCGTGCGGCTTCTCGCACAGCATGTCCGCGCCGTGCCGGGCGGCGAGTTCGACCAGCTCGCGGTGGCGGGCGTTCTCGGCGCAGACGACGACCGCGTCGGGCTGCCAGGCGAACAGGTCCTCGTAGCTGAGTGCGTAGGCGACTCCGAGGTGGTCGGCGAGTTCCTTGCCGCGCAGGTGTTCGGGATCGGTGCCGTCGGGGTCGGCGATGAGCAGTTCGACGCCGTCCATGTCGCGCAGCAGCGCGGCGTAGGACAGGGCGTGGGTGTGGGCGAACGGCAGCAGGCCGACCTTCATCGCGCCTCCTCCTCGCGCCTCCTCCTCGTGGATCTGGTCGATCGGGTCGGTGAGGGCCGGGGCGACGGTGCGGCCGGTGCGGGCGGACTCGCGGGCGGGGCGGCCGGTGGCGGCGGCGGTGGCGAAGTCGCGTAGCTCGGCGGTGTACGGGTTCTCGGTGAGCCAGGAGGCGGGGATCCGCTCGTCCTCGCCCGGTCCGGCGGCGAGTTCGGCGGTGACCCGGAACGCGGCGGTGTCGGCGGTGTCGTGCTGCAGGACGCCGTCCGACCCGGCCACCCGGAAGGTGGTGCGGAACGGGGTGCCGGGTTGGCCCCACAGGCCGTGCACGTAGCTGACCGCGCCGCTCACGTGGGTGAGCACGGCGGTGCCCGCGGCGATCCGGACGCCGTTCTCGGTGCTTTCCCACACCTCGGCGTGCACCCGGCCGACCTCGCCGGCCAGTGACCGGGCGTAGTCGAAGTCGTGGATCATCTGGTCGGTGAGGATGCCGCCGGGCTGCTCGTCGTTGTGGAACCAGGCCGCCCAGGTCGGGTAGGCGGTGGCGCGGGTGAAGCACAGCACGGCGGGGGTGCCGACGGTGCCAGCCGTGACGGCCCGGTGTAGCGCCTCGTGCTCGGGAAAGTAGCGCACCACGTGGGCGGGGAACAGGTGGACCCCGGCGTCATCGGCGGCGGCCGCGGCCTCCTCAGTGTCCTCGATGCTCATCGCCAGCGGCTTCTCGCGGACGACGTCGCGCCCGGCGCCGACAGCGGCGAGGACCAGCTTCTTGTGGGTGCCGGTGGGCGTGCAGACGTCCACCAGTTCGCACTGCGCGAGCAGGTTCGCCAGCGAGGCGGCGGCGCTCACCCGGTGCGGGGCGCTGGCCGCGGCGAGGCGGGCGTGGCGGCCGCCCGCGGATTAGAGGACGACCCGGACGCCGAGTGCGATCCATGATTCGAGGTGCGTCTGCGCCATGACGCCGGCGCCGATCAGGCCCACATCGAGGTCCAGCATGTTCCCTGTCTTCCGGATGCGGTGGTGGTCGGGCCCGGTGCCCGCCGCCGAAGCGGTTCGGGCACCGGGCAGTGCGGGGGCGCGGTCAGTCGGTGGCGGTCGCGCTCGGCGTGTTGCGGGTCGTCCCGGACTGCTTCGACCGGGACTTGTCCGAGTTCCCAGGCGGCGGGCGGCCCGGCGCCGGACGGTCCGCGGGTGCGGCTCACCGGTCGGCCGGGCACCGGCCGGTGGAGGACCGGACGGTCAGCAGCAGCGCCGGGGCGGGGACAGCGGTGCGCGGGTCCGCGCCGGAGAGCAGTGCGACCAGGGCTGCGACGGCCGCCGCCCCCAGGACGGCGGACGGCGCGGCCAGCGTACTGAGGGCCGGGACCAGACGGTCGGCCGCCGGGCAGTCGCCCCCCGCCAGCACCGAGAGCTCGCCCGGCACGTCCAGGCCGAGCCCGGCGGCCGCATCCAGCATCCCCGCGGCCTGGGCGAAGGAGGACGTGAAGACCGCGGTCGGCATCGCCCGGGCGGAGCGCAGCGCGGCCAGGCCGCGGGCGCCGCCCTGCTCGTCCCCCCGCTGCCGGGTGACCGTCGGCTCGGGCAGGCCCAGCGCGCGGCAGCGTCCGGCGAAGGCCGCGTCCCGGCCGTCGCTGTCCGGACCCGCCGCGGCCTCGACCAGGCCCAGCCGGCGGTGGCCCAGGCCGGCCAGGAAGTCCACCGCGCCCCGGGCCGCCCCGGCGGCGTCCACCGAGACGGCCGCCCGGCCCGGCC is part of the Kitasatospora cineracea genome and harbors:
- a CDS encoding SpoIIE family protein phosphatase, translating into MPRSLAARVFLLQLVVIAVLVAAALAALVVQARQRTTQEAYDRSMSVAESFAHAPGTLAAMESADPSAVLQPAAEQTRTRADVAYIVAFAPDGTRWSHPDPTLIGGHVSGNFAPALAGEPFQETFDSTLFGRAVDTTVPVFDPGGKVAGLVSVGIQVRSVQEHLQAQLPVLFAAAGTALALAAAGSALVSRRLRRQTHGLGPAEMTRMYEHHDAVLHAVREGVVITGDGRLQLANDEARRLLALPADPGTALPLDALALPPALADLLATGRPATDEVHPVGERLLAVNQRPVGRSGRPQGAVATLRDTTELRALAGRAETAHRRLDLLYAAGLRIGTTLDVTRTAEELARAAVPGLADYATVELLEPVLAGAEPEPGSTAVRRTARTGVRTDFPLYPLGHPVGTAPASTIPADLAAGRALRIDLAGSDDWCANPDHARDLLDFGLHSVVSVPLQARDLVLGVVNFWRADQPPFTDDDLAFAEELALRAAVSLDNARRYTREHATATALQRSLLPGELPAHRAVDTAWRYRAAEAGVGGDWFDVIPLSGARVALVVGDVVGHGVGAAAAMGRLRTAVHNFSALDLDPDELLARLDEFVTRLDPTADGGAVTGATCLYAVYDPATGHCAMASAGHPPPALLHPDGTVHVPDLPLSPPLGTGEALPAETIGLHLDEGTLLVLFTDGLLQPRRLDPDDAYTLLAGALAGSDRTPDGACTAVLDALPPDHPDDDVALLVARARRLDPDRIAEWRLERDPATVSRVRADITATLERWDLAHKTFTTELIISELVTNTIRYGTDPVRLRLLCDDRHLICEVADGSSTSPHLRRAADTDEGGRGLYLVARCCERWGTRYLDRGKIIWVEQDLAEEPPAAEPDADALLDQWDDL
- a CDS encoding NPCBM/NEW2 domain-containing protein encodes the protein MASVPSHGVVMYEVSSAGTTNATAPSAGTHSAGDLPRLAFSTGWGTVRTDSSVDGNALTIGGTAYGKGIGTHADSGVHLWLGGACRNFSAQVGVDDEVGANGSVSFQVYGDGRLLTTSGVKQGGQAATHLSASTTGVKELELRVTDARDGIDYDHADWADAQLACGSVTYEAEAAGNTRSGAAAPRACTACSGGQTMGDIGNTPANYLVVNNVTAAAAGNQPMAITYELSGTRSLFVSVNGGSDTQVTLTGTDWSKPTTSTVTVPLNAGANTVKFHNDTAYAPDIDAITIG
- a CDS encoding Gfo/Idh/MocA family oxidoreductase; translated protein: MKVGLLPFAHTHALSYAALLRDMDGVELLIADPDGTDPEHLRGKELADHLGVAYALSYEDLFAWQPDAVVVCAENARHRELVELAARHGADMLCEKPHATTPEDARAMIDACAAAGVRLAVAHPARFGPAYAALRADARSGQRGRILAVRGANFGRLTDDTRAWFSDHELAGGGALMDHTVHVADLLDGTHATIDCSWSQPLHHPHWSDVELRVVGEKATVELTASGQLVSGYDEANRRSTVHAWSPDLDHALLSTFLHGPAEGAVDVPDGEAGLRALRIVTAGYAAARTGQPVPTGY
- a CDS encoding MGH1-like glycoside hydrolase domain-containing protein — encoded protein: MRASSLLGFLATGARFTAQYTEPIQANASVTSLHRLNVSWPGTLLRPATTRRSPLSVSAKPTALAWTETHTFDDAERSVEAEAVTDAFDPASAADVLRQKFEHQIAGGNDAGMTPDVVGFRTPAAGPGHSGLLNTKPLLEGWATWQVHRAGQDKNFLAEMRSRPVAEHDWWLHKRDHDHNCLLGYGTTPTADSNSWALTAAAQESGRDSELRFDVGKGLHDTDENGNLIGCSLNQESVGLNAFMANSDCGPARITAVPGKSDDASAFEAKTTDLDGKTQGAVFDPATNYFHDTRLGTDALYKHGDYTHGSAWPDQSPSVPQASNGIVSAATPRSGRSVRIGHRHRRQQWRIRAARTAPR
- a CDS encoding LacI family DNA-binding transcriptional regulator, translated to MTDAFPRLLLGHAATAPGASGPTTALAPGGAPGPRVWARENAGSLPHPLRPARSPAPRRTGTIALVGPPLSDPYWAAAVAGATRQALGLGLAALVVEEVGDGSSPGAPQAAVGPGTVDGVVVGPGAAGAVETLGLGRLPAVVLDGAGRPGRAAVSVDAAGAARGAVDFLAGLGHRRLGLVEAAAGPDSDGRDAAFAGRCRALGLPEPTVTRQRGDEQGGARGLAALRSARAMPTAVFTSSFAQAAGMLDAAAGLGLDVPGELSVLAGGDCPAADRLVPALSTLAAPSAVLGAAAVAALVALLSGADPRTAVPAPALLLTVRSSTGRCPADR
- a CDS encoding phosphocholine-specific phospholipase C — protein: MSDEQRRPLSRRSFLGAAGAAASVAGLAAAGSLSQAVRELAAVPVAAGSGSLADVKHVVIFMQENRAFDHYFGTLNGVRGFGDRNAITLPGGKPVWQQPNSSNPDGYIAPFRMNTATTSSICAGAAAMDWSTDLGIYNGGKFDSWNSARNPAIGMGHFARKDLDFYYELANAFTICDHYFQSTLTQTNPNRLHVFTGSNGGSVGQSAIMDNSEPSAGFTWTTYAERLQNAGISWKVYQQSDNFDDNALAWFANFKNAKAGQPLYDRGLATVPDLVAAFGNDLANGTLPQVSWIVAPAFQSEHANYRPAVGADLTARLLKQLAAHPDVWANTAFLLNYDENGGFFDHVVPPMPPTSDSDGLSTVTTSGEISGGKQMGLGFRVPMIVISPWTRGGYVCSQVFDHTSVLRFCESVFGVAETNISPWRKAVTGDLTSAFDFTSAATAWPSLPDTSHYVGDAETQCSTLPSPTIPTVQQLPVQEAGHRRARPIPYAFEAKGRVTAGTFYIDMANTGAAGQCVYICPNDYRTDGPWRHTVEAGKTLTDYFVGGTPTGAYDLSMYGPNGFHRRFKGNRVTATTSGNANPEVTAAVDGPGGTLTLTMKNNGSAACTVTLTSNAYRTDGPWTFNLAAGATTTKSLDITGSSHWYDLTATANTADGFLRRFAGHAETGRESITDPAVIGMLPVSAVSADSWETNSDTCPPANVLDDNPTSMWHTRWNPTTDPFPHDIRFDLGTARTATGLTYLPRFDGGNGRIGRYEIATSSDGTTWSSPVASGTWADDAKAKAVTFPPVTARWVRLRALTEAGNRGTWTSAAEIRVLGPST
- a CDS encoding Gfo/Idh/MocA family protein translates to MHDLDVGLIGSGSGARARLAAWLTLGARIRLYSPDGLQHRLAAAHSLHRVTAVGSLRQLLTPSSLVDVCVPVHGRYPLVRAAVRAGYDLVCELPTAPDPDEARRAADAADAAGVHLFPAAFDRWSTAHASLCRVLADRPAGPGTVLEFSRSAACPVRSRWFAGRGDGAGRILLEQSVHDFDRARALAGEVVRVRAECHESEQGLPTAAATTVLTHASGAVSRVLGRWGLPGTVTRSTVRLSGPGGLSWQHDSGPAPDGASTAAGHPLVLLPEEHPTVAGLRAFAVATTTGRPAGITARDGVAAARIAAAARLSARTGRDVDPSAGD